ACAATATTTTCCCGATAATTCCAGTATTTGCCTTTTTATTTCTGATTTGGGAAGAACTTGTGGAATATTATTTAAACCTAAAATCATGTTCTCCCAGACGGTTTGTTCAGGAATAAGCATAAAGTGCTGATGAACCATCCCAATACCGGCACGGATTGCATCAAAGGGGGAACGAAAATCACATTTTTGACCATTAATATAAATGTTACCGGAGTCGGGGTGGTAAAGACCATATAGGATATTCATTAATGTTGATTTACCAGCGCCATTTTCTCCTAATAGAGCATGTATTTCTCCATATTTTAAATCAAAATTAATTTTTTGATTGGCTATTACACTACCAAAGGTCTTGGTAATTCCTTTCATTTCAACGCCATTCATCAATTAATCCTCCAAATAAACGAACAGGCACTTTAGAAATAATTATTCTACTCTCTGAATTGAATTAAAGCAAAAGAAAAATCACAATATTTAGCATACAAAGAAAACTGGTTTTTTAAACTGAGCAGGCTAAATCTAATCCTCTTGAGGAAACAAAACATACTCATTAGCGAATTATATCAAATATTACCGGTTGAAAAAAAGCTTTATATTTATTAATATTGCACAAGTGTTATTCTTTAATAGCTGCCTTTCGAAATATTTTTAAAATGAGCAAAATTTTTTTATCGAAATAATTATTAAGAAGGAGAGCGATAGATCATGAAGCACACCATAACTCTCATACCGGGAGATGGCACTGGTCCGGAGATCACCGAAACGGTAGTTCGTGTTCTGGAAGCAACTGGTCTTAAAATTGAATGGGACGTCCAGGAAGCTGGATCAGATGTTCTTGAAAAATATGGTACCCCGCTTCCTAATCAGGTACTTGAGTCAATAAAAAGAAACAAAGTAGCCCTCAAGGGGCCAATTACAACCCCGGTGGGAACCGGCTTTCGTAGTGTTAATGTCGCTCTTCGAAAGGAACTGGATCTTTTTGCTTGTTTACGTCCTTGTAAAACCTATCCAGGGGTTCGTTCACGCTATGAAAATATCGACTTAGTGATCATCCGGGAAAATACCGAAGACCTCTATGCTGGTATTGAGTTTGAAGTAAACCAAGAAGCAACGACTCGTTTAATCCAAAACATAAAAGAATTAAGTGGTCATTCAATACGCACCGATACCGGTTTAAGCATTAAACCAATATCGATATTTGGTTCAAAGCGGATTGTTACTTTCGCATTTGAATATGCCCGTCAGAATAATCGACACAAGGTTACCGCTGTCCACAAAGCAAACATTATGAAATATTCTGATGGCCTTTTCCTTCAAGTTGCCCGCCAAGTGGCATCGAACTATCCCGATATAGAATTTGAAGATCGTATTGTTGATAATATGTGTATGCAATTGGTTCAAAAACCAGAGCTTTATGATGTATTGGTCCTCCCCAATCTTTATGGTGATATTCTATCCGACTTAGGCGCCGGTTTGGTTGGGGGATTAGGAGTTGCTCCCGGGGCAAATATCGGTACTGATTATGCCGTATTTGAACCAACTCATGGAAGTGCTCCCAAATATAAAAACCAAAACAAAGTAAATCCTATGGCCATGATTCTTTCGGGAATGATGATGCTTCAGTATATTGGTGAAAAAGAAAAAGCCCAGAAATTGGAAAAAGCTGTAGCCAAGGTCATCCAAGAAAATCGCTTTGTTACCTATGATATGAAGCCTATTTCAAACCAGGACCAAGCAGCTAAAACCAATGAAGTTGGAGAAGCCATTATCCGAGCTCTTACCAAATAATTCAATAAAATTGATTAAAAGGAGTGACCTTTCTTGAAATATTTGCGGTTTCAGAAACCCGATACCAATCAGTGGAGCTGGGGTATTATCGAAAATGGAACAATGATTGAAGAATTTTCCAATTCTTATTTTAATTCATTAGGAAAAAATGGACTTTCTCATCAACTCACTCAAGTAAAATTAGGGTCACCTACTCTCCCAACCAAAATTGTGGCCGTCGGTTTAAATTATCATGATCACATTCAAGAATTCGGTCATGAAGTTCCCGATCATCCTATTCTGTTTATCAAGCCATCAACCGCAGTTCTTGAACCGGGAGGAACCATTCTACTCCCCCCTCAATCAAACCAAGTGGATTTTGAAGGCGAGCTTGCCGTTGTAATAAAACAAACTGCCTACCAGATAACCGTCCAAGCAGCCCCAAATTACATTCTTGGTTATACCTGTTTTAACGATGTCACCGCACGTGATTTACAGAGAATCGATGGACAATGGACCCGAGCCAAATCTTTTGATACTTTCGCCCCGATCGGTCCATGGATAACCCCCGAGTTAAACCCTGATAGTTTGCAAATCATCACCCGGGTGAACGGGACAATTCGACAACAATCAAACACCAAGCACTTAGTTTTCCCAATATATGAATTAGTTTCATTTATATCTCATATTATGACCTTACTTCCTGGAGACATCATTGCTACCGGCACTCCTTCAGGTGTTGGACCCTTAAAACCAGGAGACCGTGTAGATATAGAAATTGAGGGAATTGGAATTTTAACGAATCTCGTCAGGAAAGCATAGAATATGTACCAGGTTCTATTGGTAATGCTGATCCTGATAGGTTTGGGAATCATTCTTCAAATTTTTAAAATATTCCCGCCGGTCACTGCCTCTCTATTGAATAAATTTGTACTGTATATTTCTTTTCCCTGCTTGGTTTTTCGGTTCTTACAACCAGCAATTATTGAAGCTTCGTATTGGAAAATCCCACCGCTGGCTTTTTCCATCATTACCATTATTTTTCTGCTTGCTTATGGTTGGGGAAAGTACGGATTGAGATTCTCCCCGGCAAGTAGTGCAAGCTTTGCTATGGGGGCTGCTTTTGGCAACACAGCTTTTCTTGGCTACCCCTTTGTAATGGCTTTGCTGGGAGAAAATGCACTTCCTCCGGCTATTTTTTTTGATCAAATGGGTAACTTTTTAGTAGTCTATACCGTAGGAGTGGCCATTTGTGTATATAGCAAGGACCAGAAATTTTCTCTTTACAGCTTCAAAGAAATTTTAAAATTACCGCCCTTTTTAGCTTTTGTTGTCGCTTTGTTCCTGAATGGGGTTCCAATACCAGCGGTTTTTATGGATACCATAAACCGCTTAGCCGATACCACCGTTCCGGTTATTATGATTGCCATTGGCTTGTCACTCTCAATAAAACAAGTGTCTCGCCGTTTAGTTCCAATACTTTATGCCACCGGTATTAAGTTAGTCCTTCTGCCAATATTATTTCTTATTTTGACTCGTTTCATTCATTTTGAACCGGTAACCCGACAAGTCATGGTTCTGCAATCCGCTACTCCCACACTCATGAGTTCTTTTGCTTTGGCTTCGCTTTATTCACTTGACACAGAACTATGTTCCAGTATTATTTTCACTACAACGATTTTATCCTTTGCTACTTTTCCGCTATGGAATTTAATCCTTCATAATTTCTAAGCGAACTCGCAATGGTCCAATGGTATAGATATCGTTTTCGGCTATGGCATTAATTAAAACTCGAGCGCTTAATTGAGAGAGCTGGCGACTTACATCGGTTAGATTCAGAGCGGAAACCGAACCGATTCTCCCTCTTTGCGGTATAATCCCTTGTTTTACACCAAGGGTATTTAATTCACTTAAGATTTCAGAAAGGATTTGTTCAACATTGCTATGATCTGGATCCACATTGACTTCCTTTTGATAAATCAACTGATCTGCACTAAAGATTTTTTTATTATCATCTAATATAAACCGAGTAATAACCGGTTCTTCCTTCAGAGTATTAAGTGCTGACACC
This is a stretch of genomic DNA from Candidatus Atribacteria bacterium ADurb.Bin276. It encodes these proteins:
- a CDS encoding putative transporter YfdV, whose product is MYQVLLVMLILIGLGIILQIFKIFPPVTASLLNKFVLYISFPCLVFRFLQPAIIEASYWKIPPLAFSIITIIFLLAYGWGKYGLRFSPASSASFAMGAAFGNTAFLGYPFVMALLGENALPPAIFFDQMGNFLVVYTVGVAICVYSKDQKFSLYSFKEILKLPPFLAFVVALFLNGVPIPAVFMDTINRLADTTVPVIMIAIGLSLSIKQVSRRLVPILYATGIKLVLLPILFLILTRFIHFEPVTRQVMVLQSATPTLMSSFALASLYSLDTELCSSIIFTTTILSFATFPLWNLILHNF
- a CDS encoding Ureidoglycolate lyase, giving the protein MKYLRFQKPDTNQWSWGIIENGTMIEEFSNSYFNSLGKNGLSHQLTQVKLGSPTLPTKIVAVGLNYHDHIQEFGHEVPDHPILFIKPSTAVLEPGGTILLPPQSNQVDFEGELAVVIKQTAYQITVQAAPNYILGYTCFNDVTARDLQRIDGQWTRAKSFDTFAPIGPWITPELNPDSLQIITRVNGTIRQQSNTKHLVFPIYELVSFISHIMTLLPGDIIATGTPSGVGPLKPGDRVDIEIEGIGILTNLVRKA
- the icd gene encoding Isocitrate dehydrogenase (NADP), with product MKHTITLIPGDGTGPEITETVVRVLEATGLKIEWDVQEAGSDVLEKYGTPLPNQVLESIKRNKVALKGPITTPVGTGFRSVNVALRKELDLFACLRPCKTYPGVRSRYENIDLVIIRENTEDLYAGIEFEVNQEATTRLIQNIKELSGHSIRTDTGLSIKPISIFGSKRIVTFAFEYARQNNRHKVTAVHKANIMKYSDGLFLQVARQVASNYPDIEFEDRIVDNMCMQLVQKPELYDVLVLPNLYGDILSDLGAGLVGGLGVAPGANIGTDYAVFEPTHGSAPKYKNQNKVNPMAMILSGMMMLQYIGEKEKAQKLEKAVAKVIQENRFVTYDMKPISNQDQAAKTNEVGEAIIRALTK